TCCGCCAGTATCAGCTCGGGAATCCCCTCCGGCTCCTGACACTCAAAGAACATTTGAACCCGAGCTATATATTCTCGGGGACAAGTTGCTGGGAGTTACAGCAGCATCGAAGGCTGGCACTCTGTTCAAGCTAGATGCGGCGGCACGCCCTCAAGTCACCGCTAGCTCTGCTCCCCCTAAAGCTCGGAGATCCCCGCATTTGGCGCCCTCATAGATCAGGCCAAGGCGTATCTCAAAATCGGAAGCAATACGGGCGAAGGCGGGAAATTCATCTTTGGCGCCTTGGTCTGCCTGGTTCGGTCAGCGCGAGATGATCTGTAAAGGCGCGCCGGACCTTCTGGAGACACTTGATACCCATCTGGCCTTTCTCAACCTGCAACTGAACCGTTGCATTAGCACAACACACGCCTAAGTTCCGATACACACTCAAATTGATGCTATCTTTCCAAGAATCGCCCGCATAAATCTCCCTCAATGAGAGAATTAGATGATGCTAACTAATCAGCGGATCGAGACGGTCCAAGCCCTGAGAGGAGTTTGCGCCTTTGGTGTGATGCTGTGGCATTCCATGTTGTTCACCGGCGGCTATGATAGCGAAATGGCGATCAGAGCCTTCCGTCCGGCGTCCATCATGGGCGTGGATATGTTTTTCCTCATATGCGGCTTCGTCATCTTTCTCTCCTCCACCAAGGGCAAACCTGACGACCTGCAGACCCAGAACCCGCTAAACTTCCTGGTTCGCCGGCTCGTCCGCATCTACCCGCTTTATCTCATTTGTACGCTGGTAATTTTTGGCATCGAGTTCAACGGTGAGCGCCAGACCGGGGAACTCCTCTTCCGCAGCCTCTTCTTCATGCCAACCTTGAACGCAACTGGGCCGAACATTTTCGAACCTGCCCTCACCGTCGGCTGGTCGATTACCTACGAAGTTGCGTTTTACAGCGTTTTCGCACTCTCTTTGGCGTTCGGAAAATACTTGTTGAGGGTCATTCTGATTTGGGCACTGATTGCGCTAATTGGAATGGCATTGCTGGAAGGCAATTACTGGCTGGATCCGACCGTCGTTCCGCCAGACTGGTCTGCCGCAAGAGCGATTTTCCCGAACCCGATCAACAGCCTGTTTTTGATCGGGATCCTCACTGGAGTTCTGTATCGAAGCGATGTGCACTTTGGATCTGCGACACCAGCCATGCTGGCGGTAGCATTTTCATTCACATGCTGCGTAGCCCAGTACATGTCGAACTGGAACATCGCTCACGGCATGACAGGCGTTGGACTGCCACTTGCCGCTCTTTTTGTCTCTCTTGTGATGGCGGAAAAGACATTTCGTTTCGTGGTACCAGATGTCTTGGTTCGCTTGGGAAATATCTCCTATTCCTTGTATCTCATCCACCCGATCGCGATCTGGATTGCCATCTGGATCAACGTGGATTTTAATTTGGGAAATCCTTTTAGCGGGTGGCTGCTTGTCGCAGTAACGGTCGCGTTGAGCCTTGGCCTATCAGTAATGACCTACGCCTTCATCGAAAAAGCTTTCGGAAGCTGGGCTACTCGCTGGTGCCAGCATGCTACGGATTGGGTATTGGAATCATGTGCCCAGCAGATTTCCGGCTGGATGCCACAGCGCTTACGCTAAACTATGTCGCCCTGAAACGGGTCTCGGCAAAATGGGCTGGAAACCCGCAGCCAAAGACTGCAACGAGGCGGAAATCCACGGTCGAATATTGCGTTGAAGAAGAAGGTAACGCTGACCTTTAAGCTCTGTTGCTTGTCCGCTTTCGACGAGCCTAAGCGAACCTCAAATCGATGCCCTCCCAATCGATGCCCCGCCATCGACCTGCAACACCTGCCCGGTCATGAACGCTGAATCGTTGGAAAGAAGGAAGGCAATTACGGCTGCGATTTCCTCTGGTTTGCCAAAGCGCCCCATTGGGACTCCGGAAAGATAGCGTGCCTCCCCCTCACTGCCGGGTGCATTGTTGGCTCGGAATAGCTCGGTCTCGGTGGGGCCAGGCGACACGGCATTAACCGTGATGCCGGTCGCCGCAAGTTCCAGCGCCCAGCTCCGTGTGAAGCTGACGAGTGCGGCCTTCGCGGCGGCATAACTCGTGCGTTGCACGCTACCCAGGACGGTCAGACTGGAGATGTTGACGATCCGGCCCCATCCCCGTGCCTTCATCCCGACAAGAGCCGCCTGCGCCGAGACGAGTGCCGGATGCAGATTGACGCGCAACACCTCGTCCAGCGTATCGAAGGAGATGTTACCCAGCGGCGCGGCACGAACAAGGCCGACATTGTTGACGATGCCGTCGACGCCGCTATCGCGTACGATGTCGGCAAGCCTGTCGAGCGTTTCGTCGTTACCCAGATCGAACTCATGCAGGGTGCCGGGAAAGTCGTCGACTGCATGGCGGGCGATGCCGATCACCGCGTCACCCTGAGCCGACAGCCGCTTCGCAAGCGCCAGCCCGATGCCCTTGCTGGCACCCGTGATAAGAAATGTCTTCTTCATCGCATATCCTCTCAACCCTGCCTCAGAAGAGACAGGGTGCTCTGGTGTGGACCGATCAGGCGGCGGTGCGGGTGGCTGCGGCAAGAAGCGCGGGCAACATGTCTTCCGGCTCAGGACGACGGGTGTAATCCGGGTTCACCTCGGCATAAAGGATGAAGCCATCCTGGCCGACAACGTAGCGGGCTGGCATGGGCAGCGTCCAACTCGGGTCGCCGTTGAAGGTGGGAAGATCGTTCTTGAGCGACTTGTAGAGGTTGACCAGATAATCCTGCATCTCGAAACGCAGGCCACAGGCGGCTGCGACATCGTTATGCGTGTCGGACAGGATTGGGAAGGTAAGGTTGTTCTGGCGCACCGATTTGCGGCTGTTGACCGGGTTTTGCGGGGAAATAGCAACAAGCTTTGCGCCAAGTGCTTCGAACTGCGGGAGGGCTTCCTGCAGGGCCTGGAGCTCCATGTTGCAATACGGGCACCAGACACCACGGTAAAAGCTGATCACCAGCGGGCCATGCGCCAGAAGCTCAGCCGACGAAACCGGATTGCCGTCAGGATCGGAGAGGGTGAATTCCGGCAACTTGTCGCCAGCCTTCAGGGCTTTTTGGGCAGCACCAGAGGCAATCAGTTCGGAAGTGGCGCGGTGCATCGTCTCGATCACGGAGTACGGCACGTTGTAAGGCGGCTTGCCGGCTTCGAAGTCAGCTCTGAAAGCGTCAAGCTTGGATTGAAGGGTCATGGTCATTCTCCTTGAATTGGAATTGGAACTGGGTCTGTCGTGTCGGGCATTTCTGGACTTCAGGATGCCCCTGAAGTCCGTTGATAAACTTGAAAGGTGATCAGCCCTGTGCGGCCAGGGAACGAGCGACTTCGGCGGCGCTGATGCCTTCGAGAGCAAGACCGTAGCCACCGTCCTGATCGATGATCCGGCGCAGCTTCTGGGTGAGCGCGATGCGGGTATAGCTCGAGGTCAGCGGCGGAAGCGCTGCAATACCCTCGGCGATCTCATGGGCTCGGGCGAGAAGCTTGTCGGCCGGCACGACCTCATTAACGACGCCCCAGTCCTTGGCGGTTGCCGCATCGAGTACCTGGCGGGTCAGGATGAAATAGCGGCCGCGGATGCTGCCGATCACTTCGGGCCAGAGCAGGTTGACGCCATCACCGGGCACGATGCCGAAGTCGAAATGCGGCTTATCCTGGAAGACCGTTTCCGGCGTCGCAAGAATGATGTCGGTGAGCAGCGCATATTCCGAGTGAAGCAGCACCGGCCCGTTGAGCGCCGTGATCATTGGCACCTCGATGTCGAGGATGTTCATCAGAACCTTGCGGCCCTCGCGAAAGATCTTGTCGTAGCCACGCGGCGAGAAGAAGTCGAAGCCATCGGGGCTGATCGCATCCATGAAGGCGTCGCCCGAGCCGGTGAGGATCACGACCCGGTTCTCGCTATCAGAGCCGATCTGATGAAACAGATCGACGAACTGTTCGTGCGTATGGCCGTTGAAGACGAGCTTGCCGCCATTGGTGTGAAGCGCGACTTCAAGCACACCGCTCGGCGTGCGGGTCAGGCGGGCATTCGGGAAGGAATTCTTGTAGGTGTCGAATTTGGACATGGTGGTTCTCCAATGTTTGCTTAGGCGGAAATGGTGGGGAAGAATCAGGTGGCGGGCACGGCTGCTTCGACGCGAGCAATGGCCTGCTGGACGGCGGGGCGTGCAGCCACCGCCTGGTACCAGCGGGAAAGGTTGGGGCGACCGTCGATAGTGAGCCCAGGAAATTGGATCCGCCACATCCAGCCAAAATGGGCGATGTCGGCGATCGTAAACTCCTTTCCGGCCATGAAGGGCTGCGAGGCAAGCTTGGCATCGAGCAGTCCGAGGAGCCGTTCTGCCTCGTTGGTGAAGCGGGCCTCGGCGATCGGCTGGGGCTCGGGCGATGAGCGCTTGAAGAAGCCGGCATTGCCGAAAGCAGGGCTCAAGCCCGAGGCGTGGAAGAAAAGCTGTTCGAAGACACGAGCGCGGCCGGCGCCATCCTTTGGCAACAGCTTGCCGGTCTTCTCAGCGAGATGGACGAGGATGGCAGCGCTCTCGGTCAGGACAAATCCGTCGTCGACCAGGACAGGCACCTTGCCGTTCGGGTTGAGAGCGAGGAATGCCTCAGCCTTCTGCGCGCCTATGCGCACGTTGATAGGCCTGAGATCGTAGGGCATCTCCAACTCTTCCAGGGCGATTAGCACCTTGACACTGTTCGGAGTAGCGAAAGCGTGGACTTGGATCATTGTGTGTCTCCATCAGATCGTGTTCCGTTGAAGACAGGTATGCCCATTCCTCGAACCTTGCGGCAGACAGCTTGAGGCGATAATGTTTATTCCTAGGGAGAATAGGCGATGGATCGACTGCAGGCGATGAGCGCATTTGTGCGAGTGGTGGAGACAGGCTCGTTCTCGCACGCCGCGCGACAGATCGGCGTGGGTCAGCCGGCGATCTCGAAGACGATTGCGCAGCTTGAGGATCGGTTGCAGGTTCGGCTGCTTATCCGATCCACGCACGGCCTTTCGCCGACGGATGCAGGCATTCGATTCTATGAACGTGCAAAGGCGGCAATCCAGGAAGCCGATGAGGCCGAACTGGAGGCGAAGGGCGCCGGGGCGGGCTTGTCTGGCCGCCTCCGTGTCAGTGCGGCAACGACATTCGCCAGGCTGATGTTGATCCCTCGACTGGCGGAGTTCTTGGCCGCCCATCCCGACCTTGAGGTCGATGTCGTTCTCGACGATCGCGTGATCGACCTTGTATCCGAAGGTATCGACATCGCGCTGCGCATGGGCGAACTCGCCGACAGTACCGCTGTCGCCCGCAGGATCGCGACAGGCCACCGTTCCGTGGTGGCGACGCCTGCCTATCTCAAGCAGCATGGCATCCCGCAGGCTCCAGCAGACCTCGCCACGCACCAGGCCGTTGTCTATACCCAACTTGGGAATAGCTGGACGTTCCGCAGAGATGG
The window above is part of the Rhizobium rhizoryzae genome. Proteins encoded here:
- a CDS encoding acyltransferase family protein is translated as MLFTGGYDSEMAIRAFRPASIMGVDMFFLICGFVIFLSSTKGKPDDLQTQNPLNFLVRRLVRIYPLYLICTLVIFGIEFNGERQTGELLFRSLFFMPTLNATGPNIFEPALTVGWSITYEVAFYSVFALSLAFGKYLLRVILIWALIALIGMALLEGNYWLDPTVVPPDWSAARAIFPNPINSLFLIGILTGVLYRSDVHFGSATPAMLAVAFSFTCCVAQYMSNWNIAHGMTGVGLPLAALFVSLVMAEKTFRFVVPDVLVRLGNISYSLYLIHPIAIWIAIWINVDFNLGNPFSGWLLVAVTVALSLGLSVMTYAFIEKAFGSWATRWCQHATDWVLESCAQQISGWMPQRLR
- a CDS encoding SDR family oxidoreductase, whose product is MKKTFLITGASKGIGLALAKRLSAQGDAVIGIARHAVDDFPGTLHEFDLGNDETLDRLADIVRDSGVDGIVNNVGLVRAAPLGNISFDTLDEVLRVNLHPALVSAQAALVGMKARGWGRIVNISSLTVLGSVQRTSYAAAKAALVSFTRSWALELAATGITVNAVSPGPTETELFRANNAPGSEGEARYLSGVPMGRFGKPEEIAAVIAFLLSNDSAFMTGQVLQVDGGASIGRASI
- a CDS encoding peroxiredoxin-like family protein, which codes for MTLQSKLDAFRADFEAGKPPYNVPYSVIETMHRATSELIASGAAQKALKAGDKLPEFTLSDPDGNPVSSAELLAHGPLVISFYRGVWCPYCNMELQALQEALPQFEALGAKLVAISPQNPVNSRKSVRQNNLTFPILSDTHNDVAAACGLRFEMQDYLVNLYKSLKNDLPTFNGDPSWTLPMPARYVVGQDGFILYAEVNPDYTRRPEPEDMLPALLAAATRTAA
- a CDS encoding enoyl-CoA hydratase/isomerase family protein codes for the protein MSKFDTYKNSFPNARLTRTPSGVLEVALHTNGGKLVFNGHTHEQFVDLFHQIGSDSENRVVILTGSGDAFMDAISPDGFDFFSPRGYDKIFREGRKVLMNILDIEVPMITALNGPVLLHSEYALLTDIILATPETVFQDKPHFDFGIVPGDGVNLLWPEVIGSIRGRYFILTRQVLDAATAKDWGVVNEVVPADKLLARAHEIAEGIAALPPLTSSYTRIALTQKLRRIIDQDGGYGLALEGISAAEVARSLAAQG
- a CDS encoding glutathione S-transferase family protein translates to MIQVHAFATPNSVKVLIALEELEMPYDLRPINVRIGAQKAEAFLALNPNGKVPVLVDDGFVLTESAAILVHLAEKTGKLLPKDGAGRARVFEQLFFHASGLSPAFGNAGFFKRSSPEPQPIAEARFTNEAERLLGLLDAKLASQPFMAGKEFTIADIAHFGWMWRIQFPGLTIDGRPNLSRWYQAVAARPAVQQAIARVEAAVPAT
- a CDS encoding LysR family transcriptional regulator, with the protein product MDRLQAMSAFVRVVETGSFSHAARQIGVGQPAISKTIAQLEDRLQVRLLIRSTHGLSPTDAGIRFYERAKAAIQEADEAELEAKGAGAGLSGRLRVSAATTFARLMLIPRLAEFLAAHPDLEVDVVLDDRVIDLVSEGIDIALRMGELADSTAVARRIATGHRSVVATPAYLKQHGIPQAPADLATHQAVVYTQLGNSWTFRRDGTEASVAVSGRVRFTAAEGIRAAVKADMGLAVTSDWMFWPELQNGEVLRVLEDWTLPDIDLWAVFPTGRLASAKARAFADFVKTIVG